In Plasmodium gaboni strain SY75 chromosome 14, whole genome shotgun sequence, one genomic interval encodes:
- a CDS encoding hypothetical protein (conserved Plasmodium protein, unknown function), with protein sequence MDEEKVLSYISPSNSINNIPYSNFILPMLIKRKMLNDLYDDNINDDENNEGGGYERKRARKSLYENFELLKEQKLEEHDICIDHFKDMEKYCEKIYELKNIYNFLFNNININYNNYDILYVNKKFCTINCNNMIYDNNLFIDNFIYNLFNYDKMDKGYLLPNDVIKYGKENIHNITHDIYNNNIFLKNKKKTRKNIGRRYLNCISNQLLYIDDLSRHDILLLISFFIQLQNEQKKNEKEERNLENIANINEIKMNIYSLNDIYNYYYKEKMYQCFTCGLRFITSMEKLNHLENHYKKSQYYMNNSEGTSISKSKKRFIYLDHINLPIEVFVCKNYSIFEDFYDNVVTKNMASFNFQGSHVEEQILDDNNDMNNYYNDDENIFYYDEAEEKKKKIIIKDESKNNDNLYFSYHNNQINTHHPHKDKNLKSFLSNNTKNNIQNEIYNIYNMSSHNNNVGNIFNFKKTYNNIDNFFNNKETVHNMINPNMVIDKNKKKRNILNDREKSSNEINFFDYIYGNENTYDVYLSNYYTVTEDNSVLINYINGPTMYRNIMKCLEIKDIYNYKFPSWIPKRSINNFFIKRINELDKDPMSIPKKTNIYTNMLSGRTPGSNYPLNKYNLQDDIIINNNINRNNNLKEKNKKKINVINKKNLWNICTTTHEFYNNKGLCPINVFLNYEKEITVQEETEKIYQNDNDDNKKESDACPFQNSICTQENVENNNVLYSFLNIFNEKYFSHTDIFKNILLFYIRKHYFMITNELKDNVDFNELHSRLFQYIYNNYSKTISIFNINNYKIDTCFLCKQNFSFEYSYEYNDFYYTNVICVDLKNVYENHDMEDIEEETKTNYDIDMSIKRIDHMCDEYIYNNNNNNNNNNSYDIMDTSLYQKHKELNQLWKECNKEMYDNRLTHPELLNNKINKNEINNCPNDNNIKNVNNMNEYDNININNIFNEIKKIIDDNCLVENTIIESSMDYNNNMNIINKKNKKRDNTMNHYNNLFKNLCIPYDTLDTLHRIKKSNITGNTNMTTNNFNNNTTQEEGYTNEEIDNFVKNYDNITNDIKNAVFQSTYQNRCTSKNNKNCFNDIIMSYINNDENKKREHTNIYFPSKNYTYTNFTYFHIQCFKNYIEYSILPYYFLTKLNDKYFKNIILGAITDLYNSYKNICNKNNSTDLKISNFKKKRQFHKRRHF encoded by the coding sequence atGGATGAAGAGAAAGTTTTAAGCTATATTAGTCCCAGTAACAGCATCAATAATATACCATATAgtaattttatattaccaatgttaataaaaagaaagatGCTTAACGATttatatgatgataatattaatgatgatgaaaataatgaagGAGGTGGATATGAAAGGAAAAGAGCTAGGAAAAGTTTATATGAGAACTTTGAACTTTTAAAAGAACAGAAATTAGAGGAACATGATATATGTATAGATCATTTTAAAGATATGGAAAAATATTgtgaaaaaatatatgaattaaaaaatatatataattttttatttaataatattaatataaattataacaattatgatattttatatgtaaataaaaaattttgtactattaattgtaataatatgatttatgataataatttatttatagacaattttatatacaacTTATTTAATTATGATAAGATGGATAAAGGGTATCTACTACCAAATGatgtaataaaatatgggaaagaaaatatacataatattacacatgatatttataataataatatatttttaaaaaacaaaaaaaaaacaagaaaaaatattggAAGAAGATACTTAAATTGTATATCCAATCaactattatatattgatgATTTATCAAGACatgatattttattattaatttctttttttattcaattacaaaatgaacaaaaaaaaaatgaaaaagaagaaagaaatttagaaaatatagcaaatattaatgaaattaaaatgaatatatattcattaaatgatatttataattattattataaagaaaaaatgtATCAATGTTTTACTTGTGGATTGAGATTTATAACAAGCATGGAAAAATTAAATCATTTAGAAAATCATTACAAGAAAAgtcaatattatatgaacaatTCAGAAGGAACATCTATATCCAAAAGtaaaaaaagatttatttatttagatcatataaatttacCTATAGAAGTTTTTGTTTGTAAAAATTATTCTATCTTTGAAgatttttatgataatgTAGTAACCAAAAATATGGCTTCCTTTAATTTTCAAGGTTCCCATGTAGAGGAACAAATATTggatgataataatgatatgaataattattataatgatgatgaaaatattttttattatgatgaagcagaagaaaaaaaaaaaaaaataataataaaagacgaaagtaaaaataatgataatttatatttttcttatcataataatcaaataaatacaCATCATCCTCATAAGgataaaaatttaaaatcatttttaagtaataatacaaaaaataatatacaaaatgaaatatataatatttataatatgtcttcacataataataatgttggaaacatatttaattttaaaaagacatacaataatatagataatttttttaataataaagaaacAGTACATAATATGATTAACCCTAATATGGTtatagataaaaataaaaaaaaaaggaatattttaaatgataGAGAAAAAAGTAGtaatgaaataaatttctttgattatatttatgGAAATGAAAATACATATGATGTTTATTTATCTAATTATTATACAGTAACTGAAGATAATAGtgttttaataaattatattaatgGACCTACTATgtatagaaatattatgaaatgTTTAGAAattaaagatatatataattataaatttcCTTCATGGATACCTAAAAGaagtataaataatttttttattaaacGAATTAATGAATTAGATAAAGATCCTATGAGTATTCCAAAGAAgacaaatatatatacaaatatgtTATCTGGTAGGACTCCAGGTAGTAACTATCCtcttaataaatataaccTACAGgatgatattattattaataataatattaataggaataataatttgaaggaaaaaaataaaaaaaaaattaatgtaataaacaaaaagaaTTTGTGGAATATTTGTACTACTACCCAtgaattttataataacaaaGGATTATGTCCaataaatgtttttttaaattatgaaaaGGAAATTACTGTACAAGAAGAAACAGAAAAGATTTAtcaaaatgataatgatgataataaaaaagaatcAGATGCATGCCCTTTTCAGAATTCTATATGTACCCAAGAAAATGTCGAAAACaataatgtattatattcatttttaaatatttttaatgagaaatatttttcacatacagacatttttaaaaatatattacttttttatataaggaaacattattttatgataaCAAATGAGCTTAAGGATAATGTTGATTTTAATGAATTACATTCAAGGTTATTTcaatacatatataataattattctaagacaatatctatatttaatataaataattataaaatagATACCTGCTTTTTATGTAAACAAAACTTTTCCTTTGAATAttcatatgaatataatgatttttattatacTAATGTTATTTGTGTggatttaaaaaatgtatatgaAAATCATGATATGGAAGATATAGAAGAGGAAACCAAAACAAATTACGATATTGATATGAGTATAAAAAGAATTGATCATATGTGtgatgaatatatttataataataataataataataataataataatagttaTGATATAATGGATACATCTTTATATCAAAAAcataaagaattaaatCAATTGTGGAAAGAATGTAATAAAGAAATGTATGATAATAGATTAACACATCCAGAATTATTGAacaacaaaataaataaaaacgAAATTAATAATTGTCCAAAcgataataatataaaaaatgtaaataacatgaatgaatatgataatataaatattaataatatatttaatgagattaaaaaaattatagaTGATAATTGTTTAGTTGAGAATACAATTATTGAATCTTCCATggattataataataatatgaatattataaataaaaaaaacaaaaaaagaGATAATACCATGaatcattataataatttatttaaaaatttgtGTATTCCATATGACACATTAGATACATTGCATAGAATTAAAAAGAGTAACATAACAGGTAATACAAATATGACaacaaataattttaataataatacaacACAAGAGGAAGGATATACAAATGAAGAGATAGataattttgtaaaaaattatgataatataacaaatgATATAAAGAATGCCGTATTTCAGAGTACCTACCAAAATAGATGTAcatcaaaaaataataaaaattgttttaacgatataattatgagttacataaataatgatgaaaataaaaaaagggAGCATACCAACATTTATTTCCCTTCTAAAAATTATACCTATACAAACTTTACATATTTCCATATACAGtgttttaaaaattatatagaatatTCTATACTTCCATATTACTTCCTTACAAAATTAAATGACAagtattttaaaaatataatattagGAGCAATAActgatttatataattcttacaaaaatatatgtaacaAGAATAATAGTACAGATCTTAAAATATCAaactttaaaaaaaaaagacaaTTTCATAAAAGGAGACACTTTTAA
- a CDS encoding putative exonuclease V, mitochondrial, with product MLTTYNIIWKKEEENDNLNIEKRNRLFHEHIKEQKKDIVSPSEYDLLVNDIEDLLEEQQINETEKLYKESKSPNEKFNKKYKLSITDLSAQLWCEQQLELVLTTGKRKETEAMRLGIERHEILEKADHLIVNVEVNTREESLGYRLLNSITLLGQLFQTKKAREVWVFGIIRNYVLRGIIDELRIEYDNVTKKEYLIISDTKTRKEKKEPSLAQKRTSAIQVQTYCFILQQLKNGKADFKKLFEIYECDPLFEFTAVDLVKYKNLENLSIELNKLFMKLPKIKEEMEIVYEHEGKEFSRNLIPYFYHSTLYTINILLDYWDGKRSSDVVENSDKWKCKFCDFVKNCVRCPLDY from the coding sequence atgcTTACGACATACAATATAATTTGGAAAAAggaagaagaaaatgacaacttaaatatagaaaaacGAAATAGGCTTTTTCATGAACATATAAAAGAACAGAAGAAAGATATTGTATCACCATCTGAATATGATCTGTTAGTAAATGATATAGAGGATTTATTAGAAGAACAACAAATTAACGAGActgaaaaattatataaagaatcTAAATCTCcaaatgaaaaatttaataaaaaatataaattaagTATTACAGATTTGTCAGCTCAATTATGGTGTGAACAACAACTAGAATTAGTTTTGACAACaggaaaaagaaaagaaacAGAAGCTATGCGCTTAGGTATTGAGAGACATGAAATATTAGAAAAAGCTGATCACTTAATTGTAAATGTAGAAGTAAATACAAGAGAAGAATCTTTAGGTTATCGTTTATTAAATAGTATAACATTATTAGGACAATTATTTCAAACTAAAAAAGCTAGAGAAGTTTGGGTTTTTGGTATTATAAGAAATTATGTTTTAAGAGGTATTATTGATGAATTGAGAATTGAATATGATAATGTTACTAAAAAAGAATATCTTATTATATCTGATACAAAAAcaagaaaagaaaaaaaagaaccTTCTCTAGCACAAAAAAGAACTTCAGCTATACAAGTTCAAACatattgttttatattacaacaattaaaaaatggaaaagCTGATTTTAAAAAACTTTTTGAAATTTATGAATGTGATCCCTTATTTGAATTTACTGCTGTTGATCTtgttaaatataaaaatttagaAAACTTATCTATcgaattaaataaattatttatgaaattaccaaaaattaaagaagAAATGGAAATTGTATATGAACATGAAGGAAAAGAATTTTCAAGAAATCTAATTCCATACTTTTATCATTCTACTTTATAtactataaatatattactcGATTATTGGGATGGAAAAAGATCTAGTGATGTTGTAGAAAACTCCGATAAGTGGAAATGCAAATTTTGTGattttgtaaaaaattGTGTCAGATGTCCTCTAGATTACTAA
- a CDS encoding hypothetical protein (conserved Plasmodium protein, unknown function), whose translation MEEDLKYFSNYTYEEESDRESENSNTDDEEIEEEIDIYLNNVNEYNLNNINTYLIQYPLRPKYRPYNFTNNIQKIYKCNNYNKLRNIKTNVQNNEESYIFEYKLHESIKEDFHESNTMYKDEKIDKNISRLISTSVLCEYITNCVCIFKYNEVKNKKEIFMIPLKHIYQFKPCYNNIILDRILDDSCKGENKLTLMNINGMYNMNVNNSNCNNININSNNNNNNYYYNERDNENNLENNKCVNFNNKSNIINNNNNNNNNNNNNNNNNNNNNNNNSNNINMNNLSNNVWSSIVNIYDQESYEAHELISLFTTINYEHDNIIQTSENKKEIILDQDKYNTYNTYNNDSIIKNDIKEIKFNNDAYLYLNNMCKNAKEYECYSHLNDDNNMTNGIYKDSCSNNIKRYNNSSTNNDEDIFININMMYFFSLSLDEQIINLFRIKNVQSFQDLKRILKWNVEDEVLLNCVKKYCVNILGLWVIKSKYLYKFLRGKEDKKENMKDNNNIIENNTNDKNISNSNMDKNNIQNGSTEERFSYVDYKMRVRDLLLVIIYKQVEPMLYKFIYDTRHQIINNKNNNINNNHNNNNSINYSAYNNYDNHNSIRNNDSIGRKKMNSSTSIIIENFEKATNLSNNVLVEIFGPLCEYKYTGYFFKHKMDELFLLNNINLCLSYNERWKNKMIKIAKIIQMYKNSKIIINDYKLDIRTLEKYITDMLNNNCFSFDHIYNNIKKESKNIHIDLQTFIQALNNIAININNMWFLKIKNNSDFNKCRNAVINIFKNDHNIVLTKNEIIKKVETFIKSQLNIPDIYFRNILKEFCLQKNGKYFFKGNDKVNID comes from the coding sequence ATGGAAGAAGATTTAAAATACTTTAGTAACTATACTTATGAAGAAGAATCTGATAGAGAGTCTGAGAACTCAAACACAGATGATGAAGAAATTGAAGAAgaaatagatatatatttaaataacgttaatgaatataatttaaataatattaatactTATCTTATACAATATCCTTTGAGACCTAAATATCGTCCTTATAattttacaaataatatacaaaagatatataaatgtaataattataataaattaagGAATATAAAAACTAATGTACAGAATAATGAGGaaagttatatatttgaatataaattaCATGAATCTATAAAAGAGGATTTTCATGAATCTAATACAATGTATAAAGATGAAAAGATAGATAAGAATATAAGTAGATTAATTAGTACTAGTGTTTTATGtgaatatataacaaattgtgtttgtatatttaaatataatgaagtaaaaaataaaaaagaaatttttatgataCCTTTAAAGCATATATATCAATTCAAGCCgtgttataataatataattttggATAGAATATTAGACGATTCTTGTAAGGGTGAAAATAAACTGACCCTTATGAACATAAATGGCATGTACAATATGAATGttaataatagtaattgtaataatattaatattaatagtaataataataataataattattattataatgaaagGGATAATGAAAACAACTTGGAAAACAATAAATGTgtaaattttaataataaaagtaatattatcaacaacaataataataacaacaacaataataataataacaacaacaacaataataataataacaataataatagtaataatattaatatgaataaCCTTAGTAATAATGTCTGGAGCAGtattgttaatatatatgatcAGGAATCATATGAAGCGCATGAATTAATATCACTGTTTACAACCATCAATTATGAAcatgataatataatacaaacaagtgaaaataaaaaagagaTAATACTTGATCAggataaatataatacatataatacatataataatgattccattattaaaaatgatattaaagaaattaaatttaataatgatgcttacttatatttaaataatatgtgtAAAAATGCTAAAGAATATGAATGTTACTCACatttaaatgatgataataatatgacTAATGGCATATATAAAGATAGTTGCtctaataatataaaaagatataataatagttcaacaaataatgatgaggatatatttattaatattaatatgatgtatttcttttctttaAGTCTGGATGAACAAATCATAAACCTCTTTcgtataaaaaatgttcaGAGTTTTCAAGATTTAAAGAGAATATTAAAATGGAATGTAGAAGATGAGGTTTTATTAAATTGtgttaaaaaatattgtgTAAATATTTTAGGATTGTGGGTTATTAAATcgaaatatttatataaatttttacGAGGTAAAGAAGATAAGAAGGAAAATATgaaagataataataatattattgaaaataacacaaatgacaaaaatataagtaatagtaatatggataaaaataatatacagAATGGTAGTACTGAGGAAAGATTTTCTTATGTGGATTATAAAATGAGAGTACGAGATTTATTATtagttattatatataaacaagTGGAACCTATGTTATATAagtttatatatgatacaagacatcaaataataaataacaaaaataataatataaataataatcataataataataatagtattAATTATAGTGCTTATAATAATTACGATAATCATAATAGTATAAGAAATAATGACAGTATTGGTaggaaaaaaatgaattcTTCAACATCTATTATAATTGAAAATTTTGAAAAGGCTACAAATTTATCTAATAATGTGCTTGTAGAAATATTTGGACCTTTATgtgaatataaatatactggatatttttttaaacataaaatggatgaattatttttattaaataatataaatttatgtttatcatataatgaaagatggaaaaataaaatgataaaaatagCAAAGATTATACAAATGTATAAGAATAgtaaaattattattaatgaTTATAAATTAGACATAAGAACattagaaaaatatattactgatatgttaaataataattgtttttcttttgatcatatttataataatataaaaaaagaatccaaaaatatacatatagATTTACAAACATTTATTCAAGCTCTAAATAATATTGctattaatataaataatatgtggtttctaaaaataaaaaataatagtgattttaataaatgtaGAAATGCAgttattaatattttcaaaaatgatcataatattgtattaacaaaaaatgAAATCATCAAAAAAGTAGAAACATTTATTAAGTCACAATTAAATATACCAGATATTTATTttagaaatattttaaaagaattctgtctacaaaaaaatgggaaatattttttcaaagGAAATGACAAAGTTAATATCGactaa
- a CDS encoding ATP-dependent RNA helicase DBP5 yields METQEAANIESKEEKQSGTADVIDTKKEDENSRKKEDNNNDDNKSSDKNQPADDNKSSDKNQPADDNKPNEGSDNVMNMFLNYLQKNKDDPAILQTMMSMMAKQDKNNLSSSDLLSFTNSLNKKDEEKCEKNKEEDKKENCVPGDVDKKSNELISKKEEKDENVSTLDSQKNNSIKPISESDNKENNDSNNNNEEVVKKKHSVLVEDNDDYEIEETAETKEPVEEEAISIIENINIDNKEKKGNDLFSATSSTIDKNDNNNNNDNNNKNNDNNKNNDTTTSSSNNKESSDFKLYHSKNTWEELKIDNELIQILTYLKFLGPSKIQAYALPIILSSNKNLIAQSQNGSGKTLTFVIAMLCKINRTFSSLQAVCICPTRELSQQNYDVVCNFTKYLNVKVFLAVPLCERYNKSGGYQIYVGTPGKTLDFLKRKFIDTKNIKLFVLDEADDLIDIKNNMSSQVETIKRFLPRSCQILLFSATYNDSVRKFADQFAPKATKISVRQEDLTLKCVKQYYLITENDEQKYYYLSELYCSMTISQCVIFVNSKKSAYNLYNFMTENNHNVTLICADSIISRFTKNQIQKANVLGMDPKTRDTLMSDFKKGISKVLICTDLLSRGIDVPSISLVINFDLPYIYQGRIGDNINNASNQRVNMETYIHRIGRTGRFGTKGMAINFISKNQMSHIKQIEEYYKCSIADLEFDSELMITSLTKLKN; encoded by the coding sequence ATGGAAACACAAGAGGCAGCAAATATTGAGTCTAAAGAAGAAAAACAAAGTGGAACGGCAGATGTAATAGatacaaaaaaagaagatgAAAACTCAAGAAAGAAggaagataataataatgatgataataaatcTAGCGATAAAAACCAACCTGctgatgataataaatcTAGTGATAAAAATCAACCTGCTGATGATAATAAACCCAATGAGGGAAGTGATAATGTTATGAATATGTTTTTGAATTAtctacaaaaaaataaagatgatCCAGCTATCCTTCAAACCATGATGTCTATGATGGCTAAAcaagataaaaataatttatcatCCAGTGATCTTTTGTCGTTTACAAATAgtttaaataaaaaagatgaagagaagtgtgaaaaaaataaggaagaagataaaaaggaaaattGCGTACCAGGCGATGTTGATAAGAAGTCCAATGAATTAATATCAAAGAAAGAGGAAAAGGACGAGAATGTGTCTACGTTGGACAgtcaaaaaaataatagtataAAACCAATAAGCGAAAGTGATAATAAGgaaaataatgatagtaataataataatgaagaagttgttaaaaaaaagcaCAGTGTACTTGTAGAAGATAATGATGATTATGAAATTGAAGAAACTGCAGAAACGAAAGAACCAGTAGAAGAAGAAGCAATATCAAtaattgaaaatataaatattgataataaagAGAAAAAAGGGAATGATTTATTTAGCGCTACTAGTAGTACAATTGacaaaaatgataataataataataatgataataataataaaaataatgataataataaaaataatgatacTACCACTAGtagtagtaataataaagaaagtagtgattttaaattatatcattCAAAAAATACATGGGAAGAACTAAAAATTGATAACGAattaatacaaatattaacctatttaaaatttttagGACCATCAAAAATACAAGCTTATGCATTACCTATAATTTTAAGTAGTAATAAGAATTTAATAGCTCAATCACAAAATGGATCAGGAAAAACTTTAACCTTTGTTATTGCAATGTTATGTAAAATTAATAGAACATTTTCATCTTTACAAGCTGTTTGTATATGTCCTACAAGAGAATTATCACAACAGAATTATGATGTAGTGTGTAActttacaaaatatttaaatgttAAAGTTTTTTTGGCTGTACCATTATGTGAGagatataataaatcaGGAGGATATCAAATATATGTAGGTACTCCTGGAAAAACATTAGATTTTTTAAAACGAAAATTTATTGacacaaaaaatataaaattatttgtattaGATGAAGCAGATGATTTAattgatataaaaaataatatgtcTTCACAAGTCGAAACAATAAAAAGATTTTTACCTCGATCTTGTCAAATACTATTATTTTCTGCAACATATAATGATAGTGTACGTAAATTTGCAGATCAATTTGCTCCTAAAGCAACAAAGATAAGTGTAAGACAAGAAGATTTGACATTAAAATGTGTaaaacaatattatttaataacagaaaatgatgaacagaaatattattatttatcaGAATTATATTGTTCCATGACAATATCACAGTGTgttatatttgtaaattcaaaaaaatcagcatataatttatataattttatgacagaaaataatcataatgTAACATTAATTTGTGCTGATAGTATTATAAGTCGTTTTACAAAAAATCAAATTCAAAAAGCAAATGTTCTAGGAATGGATCCAAAAACAAGAGATACCCTCATGTCAGattttaaaaaaggaatatcAAAAGTATTAATATGTACAGATTTATTATCTAGAGGTATTGATGTACCATCTATAAGTTTAGTAATTAATTTTGATTtaccatatatatatcaagGAAGAATAGgagataatataaataatgcATCCAATCAACGCGTTAATATGGaaacatatatacacaGAATTGGTAGAACAGGTAGATTTGGAACTAAGGGTATGGcaattaattttattagTAAAAATCAAATGTCTCATATTAAACAAATAgaagaatattataaatgttCCATAGCCGATCTTGAATTTGATTCAGAATTAATGATAACATCTTTAACCAAattgaaaaattaa